From the genome of Leptotrichia sp. HSP-342:
AACATCAACTCTTTTGACATAAATTCTAAAGATTGTTTCAAAAGCCTTTGCGATAAACAGTTTGAACTGCTGTTCAAACGGAAGTAAAAAAAACTCTTTACAAGCGAGAAGGAATCTGATCCTCTAATTATTGAGGAAGCACTTTTCAATAGGATTTAGCGATTATTTATATTGTAGCTGGTTTCCTCTTTTTTGTTATTGACTTTAGTTAGTTGAGTACGCAAAGCGTGCGAAACATAAAAACATCCGCATAGCAGGTGCGAAAACATAAGTTTGCAATAAAATACATCTTTCATTATAATAGCGTTGTTCAAGTTACTATTAATGAAAGGAAGGTGTTTGGCTAATAAAACTAATAGCCTGTCTCATACTAAATAAATGTGTAAGTAACATATAGTATTTACACCTAAGTATAGACGAAAAATTATATATAGTCAATACAGAAAAAGTGTGGGAAAAATTTTAAGAAGATTATGTGAATATAAAGGAGTTGAAATAATAGAAGGACATTTGATGAAAGATCACCTGTATATGCTGATAAGCATACCACTGAAAATAGGTGTATTAAATTTTATGGGATATCTGAAGGGAAAAAGTATATTGATGATGTTTGACAAGCATGTAAACTTAAAATATAAATTTGGAAACAGACATTTCTGGTCATAAGGATATTATATAAGTACAGTAGGCTTAAATGAAGCAACAATAAAAAAATATATAGCCAAACAGGAGAAACATAATATAGCAATGGACAAATTAAATGTAAAAGAATTGAAGACCCTTTTAGGTGTAGCGAGTAGTACGGACACCTCTTTAAGAGTAGCAACGAATCGAATACAACATATCTTGAACGTAGGTTAAGTATTGTCTTTAGGTGAAGAGCCCCGTCGTCTTATAGCTGCAGAGCAAGTCACTCTTCAGAAGAGTAGTCTTGAATAATTAGAAATTTGATTGAATTTATTTTTTAATATATCTTAATAACCTCTTTTTCTATTTCTTTCAATTTTTTTATTTAAAGAAGTGCAAGGTGTATCATTTACTGAATTATAATACAGTCTGTCTCCTTCATAGTAAGAACAATTTCTTAAATACCACACCGTACAGCTTATTGTTAATGCTGACAAAAATAATAAAAGCATTAATGTTTTCATTTTTCTTCTACCTCCCGTCTGTAATAACAATACCTTATAAAATTTGAATTGTCAATATATTTATTTACAAAATTTTGAAAAAAACTTTACAAATGTGAAAAAATTAGTTATAATAATAAATATTATGTGATAGAGGTGCAATTATTAAAAGTAAATTTACGGAGAAAAGTCGATTCTGTGAAATAAGTTGAAAGGAATAATTGCCGAAGCGTAGGGATTGACTATCTTTATTGCTGGGGCTATGGAGAATATCCATAGGACTGTCATTATCAAAGGATAATGGGGAGCTGTCAGATATAATTCATATAAATTTTTTAAGTTTTTTAGTTTTAAATAAAAATAATAAAAATTTTTAGATATATGTTTTATATGCTGATGCTTGTTATCGGCATTTTTTATTATCCAAAAAACAAAAATATTGAAAGGAGAAGGAAATTTTTTATTTTTAAAAAGTTTCTGTGGAAATATGAAATTATTTGGAACGTCGAAAGTTAATGAAAATGGGAATTTATCAATAGGAGGAGTGGATACAGTTGAACTCGTAAAAGAATTTAAAACGCCACTTTATGTGATGGATCAGGAGCTTATTGAAACAACGATAGATAAAATGAAAGAGGCATTTAAGTCTACGAGATTTAATACAAGAATTGCTTATGCTGGAAAAGCGTTTTTATCAACAGGGATGATTAAACTGGTTGAATCAAAAGGGCTGGATTTGGATGTTGTTTCAGGCGGAGAACTTTATACTGCTCATAAAGCGGGATTTCCAATGAATAAAGTTCATTTACATGGAAATAATAAATTGGTAAATGAAATTGAAATGGCTGTCGAATTTGGGATTGATACGATTGTTGTTGATAATGAGGATGAAATTGATAAAATTGAGAGAATTTGCCGTGAAAAAGGGAAGAAACAGGCTGTGCTTGTGAGAATCGATCCAGGAATAGAGGCACATACGCATCATTATATAAAGACTTCTGGGCTTACTTCAAAATTTGGAATTTCATTGTTTCAGGATAATTTATTTGATATAATTAAAAGGCTGAATGATAGCGAATGGATAGAATTTAAAGGATTTCATACGCATATCGGTTCGCAAATTTTCCAATCGGCGTTCTTTATATTTGCTCTAGATGAGATTTTTAAATATTTGGATAAATTGAAAAAGGAATTGGGAATAGTAGTTCACACAGTAAATATGGGTGGAGGATTTGGAGTTTACTATAAGGAAGGAGATGATCCGAAACCGATAGAGGAAGTACTTAGTGAAATAATAACATACACGGAAGCAATGGAAATTAAATATCAGATTGGATTTAAGGAACTTTGCATTGAGCCAGGAAGAAGTATCGTTGGAAATGCGGGAACTACTTTGTACGAAGTTGGAGGAATTAAGGAAACAGTCGGTGGAAAAACGTATGTATTTATAGATGGAGGAATGTCGGACAATATAAGAACGGCATTATATCAGGCAGAATATGAAGCTGGAGTTGTAAACAAGCTAAATGACACAGATGTAAGAGAAATAACTTTGGCAGGAAAACTGTGTGAATCAGGGGATATTATCATTGAAAAAGGAAAATTGCCAAAAGCAACAGAAATTGGAGATATTGTCGCAGTAACGACAACAGGGGCATATTGTTACACAATGTCAAGTAACTATAACAGAATGATGCGACCAGCAGTTGTATTTGTAAAGGATGGAAAAGCTAAAGTTGCGGTAAAGAGAGAAACATTGGATGATTTAATTAGAAATGATGAAATTTTTGATTTATAAAAAATAAGAAAGAGGTGAATTTACTGTGATTATTGTGCATAAATATGGTGGAACTTCGGTTGCTACAACGGAGAAAGTAATGAATATCGCAAAATATTTGGGAAGTGTGAAGGATTCTGGAAACGATGTGGTTGTTGTGGTTTCAGCAATGGGAAAAACTACAGATGCCTTAATAAAATTGGCTCACGAAATTACTGATAAGCCTGACTTGAGGGAGATGGACAGGCTAATGTCAACTGGAGAACAGCAGACAATTGCATTGCTTAGCATTGCTTTACAGACGCTTGGATATGAGGCTATCTCGCTTACAGGGGCTCAGGCTGGAATAAAAACGAGCGGACATTATACAAAAAACAGAATTGAGGACATTAATGGAAAAGAGATAAAAGAACATCTATCAAAAGGGAAAATTGTAGTTGTAGCTGGATTTCAGGGAGTAAATGAAGCTGGAGATGTGACAACTTTGGGACGTGGAGGATCTGATACATCGGCTGTTGCTCTAGCAGCTGCACTTGGAGGTAAATGTGAAATTTACACAGATGTAGATGGAATTTACTCAATTGATCCAAGAGTTTATAAAGATGCCAAAAAATTGCCAGTTGTTTCTTATGATGAAATGATGGAGCTGGCTTTTTTAGGAGCTGGAGTAATGGAGCCAAGAGCAGTTGAGCTTGGAAGCAAATATGGTGTAGAAATTTACGTTGGAAAATCGCTTGGAGAAAAAAACGGAACGATTATAACGTCAGTAGAAAAAACAAAGGAGAATAAGGAAATGGAGCAAAAAGTAATAACTGGAGTATCAATCAATGAAAATATGGTAATGGTAAACGTAGAGGAAATCCCAACAAATGCACAAAATGTGTATGAAATTTTTGAAAAAGCCGAAGCAAATGGAATAAATATTGACATAATAAGTCAAAATGACGTAACAAGCCATCACGGAAGTTTTGCCTTTACTTGTCCAAAAACAGACATTGCCGCACTTGAAAAAATTGGTTCAGAAATAGAAGCGGAATTTCCAAGAACATCGTTCATAATAAATCCTTACATTACAAAAGTTTCTGTAGTAGGAATAGGACTGATAAGCAACATTGGAGTAGCTGCCAAAATGTTTAGAATTCTTTCAGAAAACGACATAAGTTTCCATCAGGTTTCTACTTCTGAAATCAGTATTTCATTAGTTGTAGACGAAGTTATGGGGAAAAAAGTGGCTGAGTTATTTGCGAAGGAATTTGATTTGTAGAAGGAAGGTTTGAATGAAAAAAATAGTAATTTTATTAATGTTGATTATTGGAATGGTTTCTTTTGGTAATAATTATCAAAATAATTCAGAACTTGAAAAAGAAGTCAAGCAAATGATTAATAATTTTAATCAGCTTGAAAAAGATAAGCTATTTTCTGAACTAATGAAAAAGAAAACAAAATTAACGCTTGAAACAATAAAGATTAATGGTGCAGAGCCAGAGAATAAAACTAAACAAAAATCATTTATGGCAGTAATGGAGATGGTAACAGAACAACATTTAAAAAATTTAATTTACAATTCAAAAATTGAACTGGAAGATATAGAATATATATCAAAAAATAAAGCTAATGTTTCAATAACTTTGAAAATGATAGATGGAATGGAACTTTTGAAAAGTTCAAAAAAATATCTTATGAGTAAATATGGAAAAGGTGGAAAATATTTAGATACAGATATATTTTTAGATGAAAAAGTCAAGAATGATGTAATGAAATATTTTGATGAACATACAAAAGAATTGATGAAAAATGATGATAATAATGAAATAGTTGATATCGAATTAGAATTCACTGTAAGAAATGGTAAATGGGTTAGTAATGAAACTATCTCAAGATATATTTTGAACCAATTTAAAGATTATTAAATATAAAATATAAAAAATAATGGAGGTTTTTGAGATGTTAAAATTTGAGAAGTATCAAGGTGCGGGGAATGATTTTATTATTGTTGCTGAGAAGGATCTTATTGAAAAAGGAATACCTGAATATGGGGAATTTGCGAGTCAGGTTTGTGACAGGCATTTTGGAGTGGGTGCAGATGGACTGATTATTTTGAAATATGTAGCAAGCATGCCATTTATGTTTTTCTTTAATGGAGATGGAAGTCAGGCACCAATGTGTGGAAATGGAATAAGATGTTTTTCACATTATCTTGTAAACAATCACCTAGTTGAAGGAAACGAATTTACTGTAAAAACAGTTCCTGGCGATTTGATAATACAAGTAAATTACGATGAGGAAAAAGACGATTTCACAGCAAGAGTAAATATGGGAAAACCTGTTTTTAATGTAAAAGAATTAATAAATATTGAAAAAGAGGAGTTTTTAAGAGAAAAAATCAATATCGACGGAACAGAAATTGAAATTTCGTATATTTTTATGGGAACTGACCATTCTGTAATATTTGTAAATGATTTTGCAGATTATAATATTGATGAGCTTGGTAAAAAAATTGAAAACTATACTGACTTATTTCCCAAAAAAGTCAATGTAAACTTTGTAAAGGTGTATGACAGGGAGCATATAGAAGTAATCACTTGGGAACGTGGAGCAGGAAGAACATTGGCTTGTGGAACTGGGGCTACAGCTTCAGCTGTACTTGCCAAAACTTTTGATTTTGTAGATGATAAGGTAAATGTGAAAGTTCCAGGAGGGCAGCTTGTTATTGAGTATGAAGGTGAAGAAAATGATGTATTTATGACAGGACCTAGTGAAAAAATAGCTGAAGGAATGTATAAATATCAAAGATAATTAAATTTTTAATTTAGGAAGTTAAATTAAGGAAAGAAGGAATAAAATGAAATTTGAAGGTTCGTATGTGGCGCTAATTACGCCATTTAAAAATAACGGAACGGAATTGGATGAGGATAAATTAAGAGAATTGGTAAATTATCACATTGAAAATGGTACATCTGGAATCGTACCTTGCGGAACAACTGGAGAAGCTCCAACTTTGACATTTGCAGAACATGAAAAAGTAATAAAAATAGTTGTGGAAGAAGTGAAAGGGAGAATACAGGTAATCGCAGGGGCAGGATCAAATAATACAACAAGAGCGATAGAACTTACAAAATACGCAAAGGAACTGGGAGCAGATGCAGCGTTAAGCACTTGCCCATACTACAATAAACCAAGTCAAAGAGGACTTTATGAGCACTACAAAACAATTGCACAAGAAGCAAAATTTCCTATAATGCTTTATAATGTGCCTGGAAGAACAGGAACAAATATTGAAGCGGAAACAATCGCAAAACTGGCTGAACTGCCTGAAATTGTAGCTGTAAAGGAAGCGACAGGAAGTCTTGAACAAATGATAAGAATTCAGGATTTATGCGGAGATAAAATTGAAATTCTTTCAGGAGAAGATCACCTAATCCTACCAATGCTGTCAATCGGTGCAAAAGGAGTTGTTTCTGTAGTTGCCAACATAATGCCCCAAGAAATGAGCGATTTAATCAGTTCATTCTTAAACAAGAACTTTGATAAGGCGTTTGAACTGCACACAAAATTATACGATGTAAGCAGAAACATGTTCGTGGAAGGAAATCCTGTAACTGTGAAAGCTGCTATGAAAATACTTGGAAAACTTGACAATGACATAGTAAGATTACCATTGGTAGAGGCTGAGGCGGATACTTATGGGAAATTGACAAAAGTGTTTAAAGAAAAAGGAATTTTTTAATTTTTTATTTGTTGGAAATTTTAGATTTACAAATTGCAATATTAATTACGGTATTTTCCTAAATTTTTTAAAAATAAATTTATTCTACAACCTTGGCTAAAGAATAATACTAGGGTATAATATACTGATGACGAAAATGATAAATAATGCTGAGAGAACAAAAAATTCTTAAAATGAATACAGAGTAGCAAAAGTAACAATTAGAAAATGGAAAAAAGAATCTAAAGGAATTATAGATAAAAAATTACAGAAATACCTGAATAAAAGGAACTGGAATTGATATATTAAAAAGATATCAGCCGTATTAATGAAAAAATAAGGACTGTTGACAAGTATGCATGAGTAAAAATTTATTCGATCAGTAATCTTTTCTTTCATGCCCTTCACATATACAAAACTTGGCGCTGAGAACGAGAATACTATTAATCTTAAAAATAATCCTGGTAACATCTTTTTCACATAAATTCCTCTTGAATTAATCTTTTTGTATTTTTATTATTTAATATATTTTACAGTAAATATTATATCATATTTATATAAAAAGTCAATACTATTAAGAAATAAAAGTGAAAAAATCCTACACGACAAACGCATGAAAAAAATCTAAAAGAATTGTTAATATATATTACTCAAATAGAGGACAAGTGACAGGCTTCAAAAATAAAACACAAATTAAGTCACATTGTTGTGATTACTCTTTTTGCTATGCTTGCGAATGTTGAATATTGGGAAGAGATTGAGGAATTTGGGAAACTGTATCTTAAAGCATTAAAAAGATACTTGGAGCTGCCAAAAGGAAAAGGGAATGAGATAGAAGTGATATTACGTCTGCTTGATAAAATCTTAGTAAAGGAATGTATAGTTATAATAGATGCGATAGGAACCCAGAAAGAAATCATAAAAAAGATAGGAAAGAAGAAGGGCTATTTCTGTCTCCAGGTAAAAGGGAACCAGAAGACTTTAAAAGAAGATATAGAAGATTACTTTGCTGACAAGGGATTCAGAAAAAAATTAAAGGAAGAAGGAATGTACAGCAGGAAAACAGAAAAGCAAAGGGGTCGACTGGAAACTAGGGAATATTACTATACTGAAGAAACAGAATGGCTTATTAAAAGAAATAAGGAATGGAAGGAAGTAAAAGGGATAGGTGCATCATTTTAACAACAGAAGAAAATGGAAAAAATCAGGAACAGAAAAGGTATTACATAACGAATACAGCAGGGGGAGTGGAAGAATTCGTAAGAGCGGTAAGAGGACATTGGGCAATAGAAAGTTATCATTGGATACTGGATGTGACATTCAGAGAAGATGCAAATAAGACATTAAACAAAAATGCGGCAAGAAACTTAAATATTCTAAGGAAATTAGCAATTTCAATACTGGAAGAACTGCCGTTCAGAAAGAAATTTAGCAGAAGGATAAAGAAGTACATTATATCATTAGATATAAGGAAATATTTAAAATTATTTTTTGATATTATAGAAAAGTTGTTGTTAAAAAAATGGATTAAATATAAAGAAATAGTTTAAAATATTCATGCGTTTGTCGTGAAAATCCTCTATTTTAATTGATTGGGGTATTTTTTTATGTTATAATACTTTATAAACAAAATAATTAAAAAGAGGTGTAATTATGAATTATAAAAGTACAAGAGGCGGTGAGTTACAAAACTCTACTTTTGCCACATTACATGGACTTGCAAATGGTGGTGGGCTTTATATTCCTGAAAAATTGCCAGAAGTGAAATTGACTTATGATGAACTGAAAAATTTATCTTATCAAGAACTTTCAGAAAAAATTATAAAACTATTTTTTACAGAATTTTCAGACGAAGAAATAAAAAATGCTGTGAATAATGCTTATAACAATACTACTTTTACTGATGAAAATATTGTTCCTGTACATAAATTAAACGAAAAAGTGAGTTTTGGAGAACTGTTTCATGGAAGAACATTGGCATTTAAAGATTTAGCTCTTTCATTATTCCCGTATTTACTGCTTTTAAGTAAAGAAAAACAAAAAGAAAATAAAAAAATATTGATTTTAGCTGCAACTTCTGGTGATACTGGAAAGGCTGCACTTGAAGGATTCAAAGATATTGATAGAATTAACATTGTCGTATTTTATCCTAAAAATGGAGTTAGTCCGATGCAGGAAGAACAAATGCGAAAACAGCTTGGAAACAACGTAGAAATAGTTGCGATAAACGGAAACTTTGATGATGCTCAAAGTGCCATAAAAGTCATTTTTTCAAGTGAAGAATTTAAAAAATATGCAAACGATCATAATGTAATGTTTTCCAGTGCAAACTCTATCAACATCGGAAGATTATTCCCACAAATCATATATTATGTATCAACTTACGTAAATTTGGTAAAGGCTGGAACAATTAAACCTAATGAGGAATTTAATGTTGTAGTTCCAACTGGTAACTTTGG
Proteins encoded in this window:
- the lysA gene encoding diaminopimelate decarboxylase, which produces MKLFGTSKVNENGNLSIGGVDTVELVKEFKTPLYVMDQELIETTIDKMKEAFKSTRFNTRIAYAGKAFLSTGMIKLVESKGLDLDVVSGGELYTAHKAGFPMNKVHLHGNNKLVNEIEMAVEFGIDTIVVDNEDEIDKIERICREKGKKQAVLVRIDPGIEAHTHHYIKTSGLTSKFGISLFQDNLFDIIKRLNDSEWIEFKGFHTHIGSQIFQSAFFIFALDEIFKYLDKLKKELGIVVHTVNMGGGFGVYYKEGDDPKPIEEVLSEIITYTEAMEIKYQIGFKELCIEPGRSIVGNAGTTLYEVGGIKETVGGKTYVFIDGGMSDNIRTALYQAEYEAGVVNKLNDTDVREITLAGKLCESGDIIIEKGKLPKATEIGDIVAVTTTGAYCYTMSSNYNRMMRPAVVFVKDGKAKVAVKRETLDDLIRNDEIFDL
- a CDS encoding aspartate kinase, encoding MIIVHKYGGTSVATTEKVMNIAKYLGSVKDSGNDVVVVVSAMGKTTDALIKLAHEITDKPDLREMDRLMSTGEQQTIALLSIALQTLGYEAISLTGAQAGIKTSGHYTKNRIEDINGKEIKEHLSKGKIVVVAGFQGVNEAGDVTTLGRGGSDTSAVALAAALGGKCEIYTDVDGIYSIDPRVYKDAKKLPVVSYDEMMELAFLGAGVMEPRAVELGSKYGVEIYVGKSLGEKNGTIITSVEKTKENKEMEQKVITGVSINENMVMVNVEEIPTNAQNVYEIFEKAEANGINIDIISQNDVTSHHGSFAFTCPKTDIAALEKIGSEIEAEFPRTSFIINPYITKVSVVGIGLISNIGVAAKMFRILSENDISFHQVSTSEISISLVVDEVMGKKVAELFAKEFDL
- the dapF gene encoding diaminopimelate epimerase, which gives rise to MLKFEKYQGAGNDFIIVAEKDLIEKGIPEYGEFASQVCDRHFGVGADGLIILKYVASMPFMFFFNGDGSQAPMCGNGIRCFSHYLVNNHLVEGNEFTVKTVPGDLIIQVNYDEEKDDFTARVNMGKPVFNVKELINIEKEEFLREKINIDGTEIEISYIFMGTDHSVIFVNDFADYNIDELGKKIENYTDLFPKKVNVNFVKVYDREHIEVITWERGAGRTLACGTGATASAVLAKTFDFVDDKVNVKVPGGQLVIEYEGEENDVFMTGPSEKIAEGMYKYQR
- the dapA gene encoding 4-hydroxy-tetrahydrodipicolinate synthase; protein product: MKFEGSYVALITPFKNNGTELDEDKLRELVNYHIENGTSGIVPCGTTGEAPTLTFAEHEKVIKIVVEEVKGRIQVIAGAGSNNTTRAIELTKYAKELGADAALSTCPYYNKPSQRGLYEHYKTIAQEAKFPIMLYNVPGRTGTNIEAETIAKLAELPEIVAVKEATGSLEQMIRIQDLCGDKIEILSGEDHLILPMLSIGAKGVVSVVANIMPQEMSDLISSFLNKNFDKAFELHTKLYDVSRNMFVEGNPVTVKAAMKILGKLDNDIVRLPLVEAEADTYGKLTKVFKEKGIF
- a CDS encoding ISAs1 family transposase, whose product is MKHKLSHIVVITLFAMLANVEYWEEIEEFGKLYLKALKRYLELPKGKGNEIEVILRLLDKILVKECIVIIDAIGTQKEIIKKIGKKKGYFCLQVKGNQKTLKEDIEDYFADKGFRKKLKEEGMYSRKTEKQRGRLETREYYYTEETEWLIKRNKEWKEVKGIGASF
- a CDS encoding ISAs1 family transposase; this translates as MEGSKRDRCIILTTEENGKNQEQKRYYITNTAGGVEEFVRAVRGHWAIESYHWILDVTFREDANKTLNKNAARNLNILRKLAISILEELPFRKKFSRRIKKYIISLDIRKYLKLFFDIIEKLLLKKWIKYKEIV
- the thrC gene encoding threonine synthase, producing the protein MNYKSTRGGELQNSTFATLHGLANGGGLYIPEKLPEVKLTYDELKNLSYQELSEKIIKLFFTEFSDEEIKNAVNNAYNNTTFTDENIVPVHKLNEKVSFGELFHGRTLAFKDLALSLFPYLLLLSKEKQKENKKILILAATSGDTGKAALEGFKDIDRINIVVFYPKNGVSPMQEEQMRKQLGNNVEIVAINGNFDDAQSAIKVIFSSEEFKKYANDHNVMFSSANSINIGRLFPQIIYYVSTYVNLVKAGTIKPNEEFNVVVPTGNFGNILAGFIAKKLGIPIKKFISASNKNKVLADFFQTGIYNKNRDFYATNSPSMDILLSSNFERYLYYALNENSERVNELITNLLSGGELSVNEEELKNIQNEFYGEFSNDDETVNAIKSVYENYHYLMDPHTAVAYSVYEKLDNSNLDKNTHTIIMSTAHPFKFPTPIAKALGIDETKNPYTILDEISETTGVKFPEKLTEVRNSEIRFSNVIDKADIQDFVKKYIKDLK